DNA sequence from the Cyanobacteria bacterium GSL.Bin1 genome:
CTAAAATGAAGGCGAGCCCAACCAAAACATCTAAACTTGAGAAGCCTAAAGTTTTAAGCAATTCACAAGGAAAATTATGACAAAATTCACAATTGAAATTCCAGATCAACTGGCTGAACAACTAGAGAATTACCTACAAACTCATCCTGAGGAAAGTGTAGCCGAACTCCTCGATGAGGTACTACAAATGAAACTGACCCCAAAAGATAGTAAAAAGTTACTTACTCTAGCTGGTATTGTTACTGACGCTCCCAGAGGTGCAGTTGACCACGCTGAGGACTTTGAAGATTGAGAAAAATTGCATTAGATGCGGGTCCCCTAATTGGTTTGTTCTATAGGAAAGATATTTATCATCGAGAGTGTGTGAGAGGTTTTGAACAGTTGGCACAACAGCAAACTATCTTGTTGACACCTTTACCCATTCTTTTCGAGGTGTACAAATGGTTATTACAACGTACCCAGCCAACAGTTGCACACAATGCCTTGGCAGTAATGCAAGACAGTCTTCATCTACTTCCTCTAGAACAGAGTGATTTTGAACAAATACAAGATATAGTGACTGAACTTCCCCAATGGCAAGGTTCCCTAGAAGATGCGACAGTAGTCTTCACCGCTTTACGATATCGTAGTCCAGTCTGGACTTACAACTTTCGGGACTTCAGCATCTTCCAAGCTTTAGAATTTTGGACTCCTGATCCAAAACGAAGGCTGAAATAAAATCAAGAAGCGCCCAGTAATTCATCAAATGAATCCTTCTGATATTCCAGCAAACCGCTAAAACAGATGACTATTTGTAACCAAGAACGTAAACAGAAGCAACGTCGAAAACAAGGCTTGCAAATTGCTCAACAAGCCGCTAAATTGCTGGTTAATAAATATGCAGTAGAAAAAGTTGTCCTGTTTGGCTCATTGCTAAAATCATGCCCCATTCGCGATCATTCTGATATTGACTTAGCTGTTTGGGGGCTTGCTAATCAAAACTATCATTCAGCGCTTAATGATGTGTCAAATCTGACCATTGATTTTTCCTTTGACCTGGTGCAACTTGAATCCGCTTCATCCAGTCTAAAACAAGTTATTCAACAACAAGGAAAAATCATTACAGCAAATGGGATGGAACTGTCTGATTTAGGTAGGATAATCTCACTTTCTTCACGAGAACAACCAATGAATCAATATGCCATCCTGTTTAGCCAGATTGAGGAAGAAAGCCAAGACATTGAGAAACTCCTAGAGAAAAATAAAGTCCTACTAGAATAAGTTCAGAGCAACACAAGACGAAGATTATATCGGAACTATTGCACTCAACCTACATAGCTTTTATTCCGGTGCAGAGCGCATTTTGAAACAAATTGCCCAAACCGTTGATGGTTCTGTACCCGACACCCCACAATGGCATCGCCAACTCTTAAGACAAATAGACATCTTCAGAAATGAGAAGCTAGTAACGGACTGTCAAGGCTTTCAGCTTTGTTTTTAGACTTTATTGGAGATGTCTAATGGCTACTCCAATACGGGAAATTCGACCGGCAGTTTTAAGCCCTGACACGTTCGAGAGTCTAAATGACTATTTTTCCTTTCGCCATGTTGTTCGGAATCTTTATACGTTTAGTCTAAACTCAGAGCGAGTTGAACCTTTAGCAGAATCCTTACCGATGTCTTGGCATCGTTTGCATCAAGACCTAGAATCATTGCTCAGCACGTTTAGCTCAAAAAACTAAAATACCGTCAAAATAATAAGCGCGATCGCGCATCATGTCAATTGAATGAGGGGGTTGAGATTGAGAGTGGTAGCGCTCATCAGTGAACTGGTGTGGAGTCAACAAACGGAATGTCCTTTTTTTCATCTTAGCGACCGGCTCGCGCGATCGCCTCTAGCAGACGCTTCGCGTGAATCACGCACTATCCCTCAGTAAAATGAAAGCAACGCCTGTTCTCAAAACCGATCATGACGACCACTCCCCTAACGCTACCCACCCAAAACGAACTCCCCTGTGATGATGGTGTACCGATGGAAACCCAACGCCACAAACTGCAAATGGACTTGCTGATCGATGCCCTTTATCCTTGGCTAGAACAGCGAGATAATGGCTACGTGGGAGGCAATATGTTCATCTACTACAGTGCCGCCCAAGTTAAAAATCAAGATTTCAAGGGACCCGACTTCTTTGCGGTTTTAAATGTCCCCAAAGTCGAACGAAAAAGTTGGGTGGTTTGGGAAGAAGGGAAAGCCCCCGATGTGATTATTGAACTCCTCTCGGAAAGTACCGCCACCCAAGATAAAACCGTCAAAAAAGAGATTTATCAAAACCAAATGCGAGTTCCCGAATACTTCTGGTATGATCCGTTCAACCCCGAAGATTGGGCAGGATTCACCCTTGTCAATGGTAACTACCAAGCCCTGCAACCGGATGCTCAAAACCGCTACCAAAGCCAACAATTGGGGTTAGCCTTAGTACAGTGGCAGGGGGTTTATAAAGGAGTGGAAACCGTCTGGCTGCGCTGGGCAACCTTAGACGACGAATTGCTACCCACTCCCCAAGAATTAGCCGAATTAGCCGAACAACGCGCAAACCAAGCCCAACAACGAGCAGAACAACTGGCAACCAAACTCCGAGAGTTAGGCATTGACCCCGATTCCGTTTAAAAATACATTCAAATCATAACGCAATGGCTTCGCTTCCGTAGGGAACATCGTGCAAATTCAACACATCTTCCCCCAAAATTTCAGCCAGTTTAGGGAGTGACTCAATAATTGGTTGTCCGGCATAATACGGGCGAAAGCTCTTTTATTCTAGAGTAATTGTCGCATTCCAAATTAAAGTTTATGGTTCGTGCTCATGTTTATATTTTGGGGAAAGTGCAAGGCGTTGGTTATCGCCTTTCGACCCAAAGTGAAGCGGTAAAGTTAGGCATTAAAGGCTGGGTGAGAAATGTGTTTGATGGGAGTGTGGAAGCGGTTTTTGAAGGGGAAGAAAAAGCAGTGGATCAAATGATTCAATGGTGTCATCAGGGACCCCCGTCTGCAGTGGTTAGAGAGGTTCAGGTGGAGTACGAACCCCCAGAAGGACTCCCGGAGTTTCAAGTGGCAGCATAACGAATAATTTCGGCAATTTGCCCCGCACTATCTTGAACGGCAAGGGTTTGTGCGTTTTCTCGCATCTTACTGAGGGTTTCGGGAGAGGCAAGCCACTGTCTGACAGTTTTTTTCAGGAGTTCGGGGGTTAAGTCTTCTTGTCGGTAGCACACGGCTGCACTTGCATCCACAAAGGCTTTGGCATTATAGGCTTGATGGTCTTCAGCCGCGTAAGGATAAGGAATGAGAAGCGACGGGGTTCCGGTAATCGCAAGTTCGGTTAAGGTTCCGGCACCGGCGCGACTAATGGCAAGGGTTGCCCGTTGCAGGAGTCCTGCCATATTATTGTAGAAAGGAAAGGTGTAGTACTGAGGATGTTGGAAGCTCTCCACTTCGCGATCGCGCTCTCCGGTTAAATGGACGACCACTGCCCCAGAATCTAACCAAGCACTGGCACTGTCCCGCACCAGTTGATTAACAGCTACGGCGCCTTGTGAGCCACCGAGGGCAACAATTAAAGGCGCATCTTCCCGAATGGGTAAGTCGAGAGGTTGAGGAGAGTGAAAGGCTTTGCGCACCGGCGTACTCACCCAAATGCTGC
Encoded proteins:
- a CDS encoding type II toxin-antitoxin system VapC family toxin; amino-acid sequence: MRKIALDAGPLIGLFYRKDIYHRECVRGFEQLAQQQTILLTPLPILFEVYKWLLQRTQPTVAHNALAVMQDSLHLLPLEQSDFEQIQDIVTELPQWQGSLEDATVVFTALRYRSPVWTYNFRDFSIFQALEFWTPDPKRRLK
- a CDS encoding acylphosphatase (catalyzes the hydrolysis of acylphosphate), whose amino-acid sequence is MVRAHVYILGKVQGVGYRLSTQSEAVKLGIKGWVRNVFDGSVEAVFEGEEKAVDQMIQWCHQGPPSAVVREVQVEYEPPEGLPEFQVAA
- a CDS encoding Uma2 family endonuclease yields the protein MTTTPLTLPTQNELPCDDGVPMETQRHKLQMDLLIDALYPWLEQRDNGYVGGNMFIYYSAAQVKNQDFKGPDFFAVLNVPKVERKSWVVWEEGKAPDVIIELLSESTATQDKTVKKEIYQNQMRVPEYFWYDPFNPEDWAGFTLVNGNYQALQPDAQNRYQSQQLGLALVQWQGVYKGVETVWLRWATLDDELLPTPQELAELAEQRANQAQQRAEQLATKLRELGIDPDSV
- the murG gene encoding undecaprenyldiphospho-muramoylpentapeptide beta-N-acetylglucosaminyltransferase is translated as MSEKPNLLIAASGTGGHLFPALAVAEELSDYNIKWLGVPNRLETKLVPACYPLTTVNIEGMKKRLALGTIGVSFRLPPAVTKVLSIMRKHKIRAVFTTGGYIAAPAIIAARIRGIPVIIHESNAIPGKVTRWFASWCHTVALGFPSAERFFPRQRSIWVSTPVRKAFHSPQPLDLPIREDAPLIVALGGSQGAVAVNQLVRDSASAWLDSGAVVVHLTGERDREVESFQHPQYYTFPFYNNMAGLLQRATLAISRAGAGTLTELAITGTPSLLIPYPYAAEDHQAYNAKAFVDASAAVCYRQEDLTPELLKKTVRQWLASPETLSKMRENAQTLAVQDSAGQIAEIIRYAAT